GCGCAGGGCCATGCTTGAGGCGGAACTGCGCACCATGCAGGCAGGGGCGCTGCAGTTCATGCTTGAGCCCAAGCCCGGGGCGCTGGACGCGGTGCTATCGCGCAGCGGCCAGCTGGACCAGTCCTTTTCCGCGTTCAAGATGGTGGTTGAGCATGATGTTGCCGTTCGTCTGGACAAGGCGATGCGGGCGAACATCGAGTTTCGTGGCGCGCTTGAGCGCTGGCAGTCCGTTGCGAATGGCCGCGCAACCCGCGTGCAGGAAGCGGAGGATGCCGCAACCCAGTTCATGACCTTGTTTGAGGAACTGGCCGGAAAGAAAAGAGATGCCGCCTTTGTGCACCCGGACGGGTATGCAAGCGGCGATGTGGTGAATACCCGCCTTGCCGAAATGCGCCTTGTCAACAATGTGCAGCGGGAGTTTTACGAAGCGCGCATGCTTTCGCGTGAATGGATGCGATCGGGCGATCCCAAGGTGCTGGAAGAGGTGCGCACCCGCATGGGAACCGTGCTCAGCCTGCTCGGCGATCTGAAGGAGACCATGACGGCAATGGCCGACAAGGATTTTGCCGATACCCTGCTGGCCCACGGGCGGGATTATATTGCGGCCCTGAGCGATCTTGAGGATTCCACGGGGCTGATGAACGATGTTCGTTCCACCCTTGCATTGGCCGTTGCGGACATGCGTGATCCCATGACCGTGCTTGCAGACAAATACGAGGCAGACCTCGATTATGTTCATGACATAGGTTCGCTGACGGTCGGGGGCATAGTAGCCTTTGCAGTGTTTGTGGCGCTTATTTTCACCCTCATCATCAGTTCGGGCGTGCGCAAGCGGCTGCAGAGGGCACAGAATGCCCTTGATGCGCTTGCTGGCGGCGAATGCCCTGTGCGTGATCCCAAGGACAGCGTCGAGGACATGGGCCAGCTTACGGATGCCATGCAGCGTCTGGCGCTGAGCAGTGCCGACATGGCTGAATGCGCCAAGGCCATGGCCGAAGGGGAGTGGAACAGGCCTGTTCCTGTTCGTTCTGAAAATGATGTTCTGGGCAATGCCCTTCTGCAGCTTGCCGAGAGCGGCCAGGCGCTGCGCGAAGGGCTTGCGCGAGGCGCAGCCGGTGACTTCCATGTTGTTGAGGCTCCCCGTTCCGGCAAGGACGAAACCATGGCGGCGCTGAACGGCCTGCAGAAGTTTGTCTGCGTGAAGGTCGGTTCTGCCCGCAATGCGTCCGTAGCTGTGCGCGATGCGGCAGGCAGGGCCATGGAGGCCCTCAAGGCGCTGGAAGCGAGGCTCACAGGACGCGGTGCTGCCCCCGCACCCACAGGTCAGATCGGAGAGGTGCTGCCCAGACTTGAGTCTGTGAATGCAGCCCTGAAAGGGAACGCAGCCAGCCTCAGGGATGCAGGCAAGGGCGCAGACAGGCTTGCGGGTGCTGTTTCCCGGCTTGATGCTGAGTTCCGTTCTCTCATGGGCAAGGCTACCTTTGCAGAAGACATTGCCAGACAGATAGAAACGCTGGCCATCAACGTGAATATCGAGATGGGCAGGGTGGGCGACAGCGCAGGCGGCCTTGCTGCCATTGTCAACGAACTGCGTGGCGTGGTGGAGCGTTGCCGCGAACATGCAGCAGCCATGGGAGAATCACTCTATGCCGGACGCAGGGCTTCTGACGATACCGCTGTGTTAATCCGCGATGTGCAGGAAACGCTGGGGCAGGGCATTCAGGAAGTGGCAGCCGGTGCCGCCGTTCTTGAAGACGAGATGGTTGCTCTGCGGCGCATGGCTTCCTCGCGCACGGCGCAGGCCCGCCCGGGTGAACGTGATGAAGAGTTGCGCTCTCTCGCTGCAACCATGGGTAAGGCCTTCAGCGGCCTTGTCATGGAACTGAACACCTTGCGGTCTGCCCTTGATGCCTTCATTATTGCCGAAGGGCAGGTGCCTCAATCTTCTCCGCACAGTGCCGGACGTACTCCGTCAGGCGAGAACGCCGACAGGCAGAGTGACACCCAGTCTGCTACTGTCCGGAAACCTTCTGTTCGGTCCATGCCGCCCCTGAGGATGGGGAAAGGGAAGGATGACTTCTCTGAAATGGAAGGAGAAGAACTGTAAAATTAAAGCCGCCCGAGGGCGGCTTTTTTTATTGGTCGTTCGTGGAACTCTGATCAACGTAGTGGCATTCTGTGCCGATTTGCGCGCCCACCGGCACCCGTCTGTCCAGCACATATACGTTGCCGGGTATTGATTTGGCAAAGTGCTTCATCTGGGCGGCGCGTTCGCCGATCTCCTGCAGGGAGCAGCTTCCCTGACAGTCTATGACGGCAAGTGAAACCGATATGAGAGGAAATTCCCTTTCCACACCATCCCTGCCGCGTGCCAGAATCCATCCCTTTGCACGGTCTGCCTGACTGTAGGAGTTGCGGACAAGGCGTTTGAAGCAGCGGGTAACGGCCTTGCAGATGCGCTCTGCCGTGCTGCGGTCGAGGACGCATACAAAATCGTCTCCGCCTATGTGGGCCACGATGTCGCCGCGCGCTCCATGGCGTTTTGTGGCCCATGTGAGAATATCCGCCAGCAGCAGGATGATCCTGTCTCCGTTTTTGAAGCCGTAAGTGTCGTTATATGCCTTGAAGTTGTCGAGGTCGGCATAGATGAGCGCGAATCTGGATTCCCCTCGCAGGCGGCATTCAATTTCGTTCTCCAGCGCCACGTTGCCGGGGAGTCCGGTGAGCGGGTTCGTGCCTTTGGCCAGCTCCACCTGCGCCTGTGCAAGGGCATGCAGCAGGGCTTGAACGGAAACCAGCCCGAGCAGTGTGCCGTCTCTGGTGACGATGACATCATCGTATGCCTGCAGCTGGCTTCTTTGCATGGCCATCTGCGCGGTGCTTTCTACCGGAGTGTTTTCGTCAACAATGAGTGGTGCCGCATCCATCACGGATTTGGCGGGGCGTTTGTAATACAGGGCCAGTCCATATTGGGCGGAAAGCTGCCGGTTGAGGTGGTATTCCATGATAAGCCCGATGGGGACGTTGTTTTCGGCAACGGCAATGCTGCTGTTGGGTTTGTTGTCGCCGAAGTGCTCCCGGATTTCACTGACGAGCGTGTTTGGGGAAACGGTTATGACCGGTTTGGCAAGATTGCCTACAGGAACGGAATACCCGCTGCTTCGCAGGGATATGGGCTGGTTTGCGGGGCGTATGTCGGAAAGGTCCACCGCTGCCTGTTGTTTGGGATAGGCCGGACGCCCGAGATAATAGCCCTGACCGTAGTGCGTGCCTATCTGCAGCAGGGTTGATGCCTCTTCCCGTGTTTCTATGCCTTCGGCAATGACCTTGGAATCTATCTTGTCGGCAAAGGCGACTATGGTTTCCAGCAGCGCACGGCGCACAGGGTCTCTGTCTATATTCCTGATCAGTGACATGTCGATCTTGATGAAATTGGGTTTGAGCTCGGCAATGGTGGAAAGGCCGGAATAGCCCGTGCCCGCATCGTCTATGGCGATCTGGAAACCCTGTCCCCGGTAGTGGTCGAGGGTTTTATAGAACAGGCTGAAATCGCGGATGGAGTGGCGCTCTGTAATTTCAAGAACAATGTTTTCGGCCTTCAGCCCCACCTTTTCTATAATCTCCCGCGTGCTGCCGGGGGTAAAGCTGGGGTCGGTGAGGGTGCGCGGGTGAATATTCAGAAAGAGTTTTTGTGCCTCGGCCAGTTTGTCGGCATGCACAATGGCATTTTCGCGGCACACGCGTTCCAGCGCAAAGAGCATCCCCATTTCTTCCGCAAGGTCAAAGAGAATGGCAGGGGATCTGAACGGGGAATTTTCCGGTCCGCGGCTCAAAGCTTCCCATGCCATGATGTTGCCGGTGGGAAAACTGACTATGGGTTGATACAGGGTCTGTATGCTGCGGGTTTGCAACACCGATTTGAATTCGCGCGAGAGCCGCAGGGTGTCCAGATCAAACCCCTTGCGGGCAAGGATGCGGCATTCACGCACGGCATGCATGAAGTCGGTTTCTTGACATTCGCCATCCTTGTGCCTGTACGTGGCGCACCCCACGTTCAGATGAGGTTCTCTTCCTGTCAGGCGCAGCATTTCCCGCTTCAGATACTGCTGGACGCGCAGCTTCATGGTGAATGCTGCATCAGAGAGCCGGTACTGGCGCGAGCCCACATCCGGCCATGTGAGCAGGTATTCCCCCGCTTCCAACGGGAAGAAGCGTATGCTGCCGGTTTCGGGGTCGTTCAGGGTTTCCAGGGCAGCCTCGATACCTTGTCTCAGCAGGGAGTTGAGATTGGATGCAACATCGTCACCGTAGAGTTCCCGCATGAGAATGTGATCGCTTATCTTGAAGACGATCAGGTTGAGGCATGTGTGGCTCCGCAGTGTGTCGCGAAGCTGGGTGTTGTGAATGTCCACGGCGTTGTTGCCGGGCAGAGAAGGCTGGTTGCTGATGGAACTGTCCAGCATGGTGATTTCCCTGTGTTGAATGAGTGCTCGTCTCGTATTGCGAATGCATGTCGTCCGTTTCTGTTGTCCGTGATTTCAGCATGTTAAACTGCGGACGTTTTGTAACTACGCTCTTTGGACGTCAGGTTGTTACGGGCTGGTGACATTTGGGCTGAGAATAGGTTGCGCTGTTACCGTTGCCGGTCTGTTGGCGTTTTCGCCCCTGCTGTGTGTCATGATCAGAGCATTGATGC
This region of Desulfovibrio subterraneus genomic DNA includes:
- a CDS encoding methyl-accepting chemotaxis protein: MRIGLRLFIGFSLMLLLMAALVAVGWEGQRRLTIAQGVLERRAMLEAELRTMQAGALQFMLEPKPGALDAVLSRSGQLDQSFSAFKMVVEHDVAVRLDKAMRANIEFRGALERWQSVANGRATRVQEAEDAATQFMTLFEELAGKKRDAAFVHPDGYASGDVVNTRLAEMRLVNNVQREFYEARMLSREWMRSGDPKVLEEVRTRMGTVLSLLGDLKETMTAMADKDFADTLLAHGRDYIAALSDLEDSTGLMNDVRSTLALAVADMRDPMTVLADKYEADLDYVHDIGSLTVGGIVAFAVFVALIFTLIISSGVRKRLQRAQNALDALAGGECPVRDPKDSVEDMGQLTDAMQRLALSSADMAECAKAMAEGEWNRPVPVRSENDVLGNALLQLAESGQALREGLARGAAGDFHVVEAPRSGKDETMAALNGLQKFVCVKVGSARNASVAVRDAAGRAMEALKALEARLTGRGAAPAPTGQIGEVLPRLESVNAALKGNAASLRDAGKGADRLAGAVSRLDAEFRSLMGKATFAEDIARQIETLAINVNIEMGRVGDSAGGLAAIVNELRGVVERCREHAAAMGESLYAGRRASDDTAVLIRDVQETLGQGIQEVAAGAAVLEDEMVALRRMASSRTAQARPGERDEELRSLAATMGKAFSGLVMELNTLRSALDAFIIAEGQVPQSSPHSAGRTPSGENADRQSDTQSATVRKPSVRSMPPLRMGKGKDDFSEMEGEEL
- a CDS encoding GGDEF domain-containing protein codes for the protein MLDSSISNQPSLPGNNAVDIHNTQLRDTLRSHTCLNLIVFKISDHILMRELYGDDVASNLNSLLRQGIEAALETLNDPETGSIRFFPLEAGEYLLTWPDVGSRQYRLSDAAFTMKLRVQQYLKREMLRLTGREPHLNVGCATYRHKDGECQETDFMHAVRECRILARKGFDLDTLRLSREFKSVLQTRSIQTLYQPIVSFPTGNIMAWEALSRGPENSPFRSPAILFDLAEEMGMLFALERVCRENAIVHADKLAEAQKLFLNIHPRTLTDPSFTPGSTREIIEKVGLKAENIVLEITERHSIRDFSLFYKTLDHYRGQGFQIAIDDAGTGYSGLSTIAELKPNFIKIDMSLIRNIDRDPVRRALLETIVAFADKIDSKVIAEGIETREEASTLLQIGTHYGQGYYLGRPAYPKQQAAVDLSDIRPANQPISLRSSGYSVPVGNLAKPVITVSPNTLVSEIREHFGDNKPNSSIAVAENNVPIGLIMEYHLNRQLSAQYGLALYYKRPAKSVMDAAPLIVDENTPVESTAQMAMQRSQLQAYDDVIVTRDGTLLGLVSVQALLHALAQAQVELAKGTNPLTGLPGNVALENEIECRLRGESRFALIYADLDNFKAYNDTYGFKNGDRIILLLADILTWATKRHGARGDIVAHIGGDDFVCVLDRSTAERICKAVTRCFKRLVRNSYSQADRAKGWILARGRDGVEREFPLISVSLAVIDCQGSCSLQEIGERAAQMKHFAKSIPGNVYVLDRRVPVGAQIGTECHYVDQSSTNDQ